One genomic segment of Humidesulfovibrio mexicanus includes these proteins:
- a CDS encoding B12-binding domain-containing radical SAM protein: MTRTPDILFIKPGSQRQLYGELSDYSLTAIEPPLWGAILGGYLRQQGYLVEILDAETQGLGWEETAREAVDRAARLTVVMASGHNPSASTMNMVGVGAIARRIKELAPQMPLALNGLHVSALPEQTMREEACDFAIQGEGLLTLPPLLDALKAGADTFQGIPGLWWRADGGIVPGTMPEMWKDLDTLPMPSWDLLPMERYRAHNWHCFDDVSRRQPYATLYTSLGCPYHCSFCCINALFGEHRLRTRSVDSVVAEIDFLVQNYGVRNIKIMDELFGVNEKRVLEMCDAIAGRGYDLNFWAYARVNTVNERMLEAMKRAGVNWIAYGFESGSKRVIEDVTKGYKLDQVMRVVEMTYAQDQHICANFIFGLPEDDYDSMQETNALMQEINAEWANIYSAMAYPGSKLYDDAVAQGLPLPASWNGYSQYSRDSLPLPTKYLTGGQVLAFRDYAFDAYYKSPRYLSMIRAKFGEETMRHIRQMAEKTLDRDNAVI; encoded by the coding sequence ATGACCCGTACGCCAGATATCCTGTTCATCAAGCCTGGAAGCCAAAGACAGCTTTACGGCGAACTCTCCGACTATTCCCTTACGGCCATCGAGCCCCCCTTGTGGGGCGCAATCCTGGGCGGATACCTGCGCCAGCAGGGGTACCTTGTCGAAATTCTGGATGCCGAGACCCAAGGACTTGGCTGGGAGGAGACGGCCAGGGAGGCCGTGGACCGCGCCGCGCGGCTCACAGTGGTCATGGCCTCTGGGCACAACCCCTCCGCTTCCACCATGAACATGGTTGGCGTGGGAGCCATAGCTCGTCGCATCAAGGAACTTGCCCCGCAAATGCCCCTGGCGCTCAACGGGCTTCACGTAAGCGCCCTGCCCGAGCAGACCATGCGCGAGGAAGCCTGTGACTTCGCCATTCAGGGCGAGGGCCTGCTCACGCTGCCGCCGCTTCTGGACGCGCTCAAGGCCGGGGCGGACACATTCCAAGGCATCCCCGGATTGTGGTGGCGCGCGGACGGTGGCATCGTGCCAGGCACAATGCCGGAGATGTGGAAGGACCTGGACACGCTGCCCATGCCCTCCTGGGATCTGCTCCCCATGGAACGCTATCGCGCCCACAACTGGCACTGCTTCGACGATGTCTCCCGCCGCCAACCCTACGCCACGCTGTACACCAGCCTTGGCTGCCCGTACCACTGCTCATTCTGCTGCATCAACGCATTGTTCGGTGAACACCGCCTGCGTACGCGCAGTGTCGATTCCGTTGTCGCGGAGATTGATTTTCTGGTGCAGAACTATGGTGTTCGCAACATCAAGATCATGGACGAACTCTTCGGGGTGAATGAAAAGCGTGTGCTTGAGATGTGCGACGCCATCGCCGGACGAGGCTACGACCTGAACTTCTGGGCCTACGCCCGTGTGAACACCGTAAACGAGCGGATGCTTGAAGCCATGAAACGCGCCGGGGTCAACTGGATCGCCTATGGCTTCGAGTCCGGCAGCAAGCGGGTCATCGAAGACGTGACCAAAGGCTACAAGCTGGATCAGGTAATGCGCGTGGTGGAGATGACCTATGCGCAGGACCAGCACATTTGCGCCAACTTCATCTTCGGCCTACCGGAGGACGACTACGACTCCATGCAGGAGACCAACGCCCTCATGCAGGAGATCAACGCCGAGTGGGCCAACATCTATTCGGCCATGGCCTATCCCGGCTCCAAGCTGTACGACGACGCCGTGGCCCAGGGGCTGCCGCTTCCGGCTAGCTGGAACGGGTACTCCCAGTACAGCCGCGACAGCCTGCCTCTGCCCACGAAATATCTCACCGGCGGGCAGGTGCTGGCCTTCCGAGACTATGCCTTCGACGCCTACTACAAGAGCCCGCGTTACCTCTCCATGATCCGCGCCAAATTCGGCGAGGAAACCATGCGACATATACGGCAAATGGCAGAAAAGACACTGGACAGGGATAACGCCGTCATTTAG
- a CDS encoding GDP-L-fucose synthase family protein, producing MNSRRIFVAGSGKALGAAVVRAFQAAGQGNCIGCGAAEPDLRDQRAVDAFFETERPDWVVYAAGKAGGIGLNRRAPADLILDNLLCATHVLHAAQRFGAAKLLYLASSCVYPKQAPQPIREDSLYSGPLEPTNLAYASAKLAGLELCRAMRQQFGLDFNIAVPTNYFGPGDDFSPENSHVVGALMARMRAAKAAGDASLAIWGTGRARREFLYVDDVADAAVFLMRGHSWEGPLNIGSGVAVSIAELAKMLKEITGFTGTLAFDTTKPDGMPVKVLDSSKLAALGWSAKVDFGLGLGRTYDWYLEQK from the coding sequence ATGAATTCTCGCAGGATATTCGTCGCCGGAAGCGGCAAAGCGCTTGGCGCGGCTGTTGTCCGGGCGTTCCAGGCGGCAGGGCAGGGGAATTGCATCGGCTGCGGCGCTGCCGAACCGGACCTGCGCGACCAGCGCGCCGTGGATGCATTCTTCGAGACGGAGCGTCCGGATTGGGTGGTGTACGCCGCTGGCAAGGCCGGGGGCATCGGTCTGAACCGCCGTGCGCCGGCGGACCTGATTCTGGACAACCTGCTTTGTGCAACCCATGTGCTGCACGCGGCGCAACGTTTCGGAGCCGCCAAGCTGCTGTACCTCGCCAGTTCCTGCGTGTACCCCAAGCAAGCCCCCCAGCCCATCCGAGAGGACAGTCTGTACAGCGGGCCGCTGGAGCCCACCAATCTGGCCTACGCCTCGGCCAAGCTGGCAGGCCTGGAATTGTGCCGCGCCATGCGGCAGCAGTTCGGGCTGGATTTCAACATTGCGGTGCCTACCAACTATTTCGGCCCTGGCGACGACTTCAGCCCCGAAAATTCCCACGTTGTGGGAGCGCTCATGGCGCGGATGCGCGCCGCCAAGGCGGCGGGCGACGCCTCGCTTGCCATCTGGGGCACGGGCCGCGCCCGGCGCGAATTCCTCTACGTGGACGATGTGGCCGATGCGGCCGTGTTCCTCATGCGTGGGCACAGCTGGGAGGGGCCGCTGAACATCGGCTCCGGCGTGGCCGTCTCCATCGCGGAGCTCGCCAAAATGCTCAAGGAGATCACAGGGTTCACAGGAACTCTTGCTTTCGATACGACCAAACCTGACGGAATGCCGGTGAAGGTGCTGGACTCCTCCAAACTGGCCGCCCTGGGTTGGTCGGCCAAGGTGGACTTCGGCTTGGGCCTGGGCCGCACCTACGACTGGTATCTTGAACAAAAATAA
- a CDS encoding thiamine pyrophosphate-dependent dehydrogenase E1 component subunit alpha, whose product MPPLTPDRQLALFRSMLRIRRVQERIESEYMQDEMKTPVHLYIGQEAIATAVCAHLRDDDAVNSNHRSHGHYLAKGGDLSAMMAELFCKSTGCSKGYGGSMHLVDVSHGNMGTSAIVGGGIPIGTGQALAFKMQGLDRVSVVFFGDGAADEGTLYESVNFAMLKRLPVIYMLENNGWAVCSPTSTRQKWDNVFHKGADPELLFTAKVDGNDPEAVYAAVETAVARARAGKGPSFIEAVTYRILGHAGCWKQDPNGYRDAEEIKAWQERCPVCGYRDRLKAQGLVSETSLAAMEADIAAEIDAAFDFARRSPLPTAEDLHNNLFCE is encoded by the coding sequence ATGCCGCCCCTGACACCAGATAGACAGCTTGCGCTGTTCCGCTCCATGCTGCGCATTCGCCGCGTGCAGGAACGCATCGAGTCCGAGTACATGCAAGATGAAATGAAAACCCCGGTGCACCTGTACATCGGGCAAGAGGCCATCGCCACAGCCGTGTGTGCGCACCTGCGCGACGATGACGCCGTAAACAGCAACCACAGGAGTCACGGGCACTATCTTGCCAAGGGCGGGGACTTGTCGGCCATGATGGCCGAACTGTTCTGCAAATCCACAGGTTGCTCCAAGGGCTATGGCGGCTCCATGCATCTGGTGGACGTGTCCCACGGCAACATGGGCACTTCCGCCATCGTGGGCGGCGGCATTCCCATCGGCACCGGACAGGCGTTGGCCTTCAAGATGCAGGGACTGGACCGCGTGAGTGTGGTCTTTTTCGGCGATGGAGCAGCGGATGAAGGCACGCTCTACGAGTCGGTCAACTTCGCCATGCTCAAGCGCCTGCCCGTAATCTACATGCTGGAAAACAACGGCTGGGCGGTGTGCTCCCCCACATCGACCCGGCAGAAGTGGGACAACGTGTTCCACAAAGGCGCCGACCCGGAACTGCTCTTCACCGCCAAGGTGGACGGCAACGATCCCGAAGCGGTGTACGCGGCCGTGGAGACAGCTGTTGCGCGCGCGCGCGCGGGAAAAGGGCCCTCGTTCATCGAAGCCGTAACCTACCGCATTTTGGGCCACGCGGGATGCTGGAAGCAGGATCCGAATGGCTACCGAGACGCGGAGGAGATCAAGGCCTGGCAGGAACGCTGCCCCGTGTGCGGCTACCGTGACCGTCTGAAGGCGCAGGGACTTGTCAGCGAGACGTCCTTGGCCGCAATGGAGGCCGACATCGCCGCCGAGATTGATGCGGCGTTCGATTTCGCCCGCAGGAGCCCGCTGCCCACGGCGGAGGATCTGCACAACAATCTTTTCTGCGAGTAG
- a CDS encoding DegT/DnrJ/EryC1/StrS family aminotransferase — protein MGFKWPLMEDNVTRQDLDALIEFLKGMPRLTQSANVQALEQEWSQWLGVKHSVFVNSGASANLITMGAIKQLYGGGEVIVPTLTWVSDISSVLLHGFTPVFVDINPRNLCMDEDQVIAKLTDKTRAVFLTYVQGFNGLSERLLSELEKRGIPLIEDVCESHEANFKGRKLGSYGLASNFSFYFAHHMSTVEGGMVCTNDDAFYDAIRMYRSHGMVREAESAQLRTRFAAENPELSPDFIFAFPAFNVRSTEINAVLGRSQLKRLDSCNERRRENFELFLKHIDPGKYRTDFDLEGSCNYAFNLVLNAPDVALRERLEKTMREAGIEFRRGSAGGGNQLRQPYLKGIVPDGEWANYPEVEHIHFFGYYIGNYPSLAAERIIELCQVLNSVQG, from the coding sequence ATGGGCTTCAAGTGGCCTTTGATGGAAGACAACGTGACCCGGCAGGATTTGGACGCGCTCATCGAATTCCTGAAGGGAATGCCGCGGCTCACCCAATCCGCAAACGTGCAGGCGCTTGAGCAGGAATGGTCTCAGTGGCTCGGCGTTAAACACAGCGTGTTCGTGAACTCCGGCGCCTCGGCCAACCTCATCACCATGGGCGCCATCAAGCAGCTTTACGGTGGGGGAGAGGTCATCGTCCCCACGCTCACCTGGGTTTCGGACATCTCCTCCGTGTTGCTGCACGGATTTACGCCTGTGTTCGTGGACATCAACCCACGCAACCTCTGCATGGATGAAGACCAGGTCATCGCCAAGCTTACCGATAAGACCCGCGCGGTGTTTTTGACCTACGTGCAGGGCTTCAATGGCCTGTCCGAGCGTTTGCTTTCCGAGCTTGAGAAACGAGGCATTCCGCTCATCGAGGACGTGTGCGAGTCCCACGAGGCCAACTTCAAGGGCAGGAAACTCGGCTCTTATGGTCTGGCGTCGAACTTCTCCTTCTATTTCGCCCACCACATGAGCACGGTGGAAGGCGGCATGGTCTGCACCAACGACGACGCCTTTTATGACGCCATCCGCATGTACCGGTCCCACGGCATGGTGCGCGAGGCTGAAAGCGCCCAGCTGCGCACGCGCTTTGCGGCCGAGAATCCTGAACTGTCCCCAGACTTCATTTTCGCCTTCCCGGCTTTCAACGTGCGTTCCACCGAAATCAACGCCGTGCTGGGCAGAAGCCAGTTGAAACGCCTGGATTCCTGCAACGAACGCCGCCGGGAAAACTTCGAGTTGTTCTTGAAGCATATCGATCCGGGCAAATACCGCACGGATTTCGACCTTGAGGGCAGCTGCAATTATGCCTTCAACCTGGTCTTGAACGCGCCTGATGTCGCCCTGCGCGAACGCCTGGAAAAGACCATGCGCGAGGCGGGCATCGAGTTCCGCCGGGGATCTGCCGGGGGGGGCAACCAGTTGCGCCAACCCTACTTGAAAGGCATCGTGCCTGACGGCGAATGGGCCAACTACCCGGAAGTCGAGCACATCCACTTTTTTGGGTACTATATCGGCAACTATCCGAGCCTTGCGGCCGAACGCATCATCGAGCTCTGCCAAGTGCTGAACTCGGTGCAGGGCTAG
- a CDS encoding SGNH/GDSL hydrolase family protein, whose product MTKAPRENRFEGRGRTVFAVFYSLLGLVLLGAALFAVKIVRDEVKRGYERSIILREPRVSSDLSQSPPRGLLQVADGLEDKPYRLRTDDNGFILPSRIHESPDISIVFLGGSTTECHFMDEKERFPYLVGRNLEAAIGKKVNAYNTGHAGNNTLHCDLILQAKVLPMRPQFAVLMECINDLTFMAMLGDYWSQNATRGIIQDKEYNFAKRWIIDNLIGHKQSKVDAKDEFAGQRTMARNVVPERMSKEYKKNLDLFVFLCRQHDITPVLMTQCNRFTPKLAENLERQIQPIFQSWGLSYEQYKVCYDTLNETVRKVAAEQDVLLIDLDRMVPKTRLTMYDVVHLNAEGSRQVADIVTKALTASLRS is encoded by the coding sequence ATGACGAAAGCGCCACGCGAAAACAGGTTTGAAGGTCGCGGCAGGACCGTCTTCGCAGTGTTCTACAGCCTGCTTGGTCTCGTACTGCTTGGCGCAGCGCTTTTTGCCGTCAAGATCGTGCGTGACGAGGTCAAGCGAGGCTACGAACGCAGCATCATCCTTCGGGAGCCGCGGGTCAGTTCGGATCTGTCACAATCCCCGCCGCGTGGACTATTGCAAGTGGCTGACGGTCTTGAGGACAAGCCATATCGGCTGCGCACGGATGACAATGGGTTCATTCTGCCGTCGCGCATCCACGAGTCTCCCGACATATCCATTGTCTTTCTAGGCGGCTCCACAACGGAGTGCCACTTCATGGATGAGAAGGAGCGCTTCCCATATCTTGTCGGGCGCAACCTTGAGGCCGCCATCGGGAAAAAGGTGAATGCCTACAACACAGGGCACGCCGGAAACAACACCTTGCATTGCGACCTGATTCTACAAGCCAAAGTGCTGCCTATGCGACCGCAGTTCGCTGTGCTCATGGAATGCATCAACGACCTGACATTCATGGCGATGCTTGGTGACTACTGGAGTCAAAACGCCACGCGGGGCATCATTCAGGACAAGGAATACAACTTCGCCAAGCGCTGGATCATCGACAACCTCATTGGGCACAAACAGAGCAAAGTTGACGCCAAGGACGAATTCGCTGGACAGCGCACCATGGCCCGCAATGTGGTTCCTGAACGCATGTCTAAAGAGTACAAGAAGAATCTTGACCTGTTCGTCTTCCTGTGTCGTCAGCACGACATCACCCCCGTGCTTATGACCCAATGCAACCGCTTTACTCCAAAGCTGGCAGAGAACCTTGAGCGCCAAATACAGCCCATATTTCAAAGTTGGGGACTGAGCTATGAACAATACAAGGTCTGTTATGACACCCTGAACGAGACTGTGCGCAAGGTCGCTGCCGAGCAGGACGTCCTGCTCATCGATCTCGACCGCATGGTTCCCAAAACCCGTCTCACCATGTATGATGTCGTCCATCTGAATGCGGAAGGCTCGCGCCAGGTGGCCGACATCGTGACCAAGGCCCTCACTGCCTCCCTGCGCTCCTAG
- a CDS encoding NAD-dependent epimerase/dehydratase family protein codes for MAQKVFVTGAAGYLGSTLVPLLLDKGYEVTALDNLMHGQHVLLECCANKGFEFVKGDICDHALINSLIAKHDIIIPLAAIVGAPACKLNPTLTDMVNREAHLNMVKATSHDQLVIFPTTNSGYGIGEKDAYCTEESPLRPISSYGVTKVEIEKAFLDKGNATTFRLATVFGMSPRMRMDLLVNDFTYRAFKDRSVILFEDHFRRNYIHVRDVASAFMFGMDNYDKMKGQPYNVGLSTANLTKRQLAEKIKQYVPEFYIHSAAIGEDPDKRDYLVSNDKIEGMGWRPAHSLDDGIVELLKGYKILKPNRFANV; via the coding sequence ATGGCACAGAAAGTTTTCGTCACCGGCGCGGCCGGCTACCTTGGCTCCACACTGGTCCCCCTGCTGCTGGACAAGGGCTACGAGGTCACCGCCCTGGACAACCTCATGCACGGCCAGCATGTGCTGCTGGAATGCTGCGCCAACAAGGGCTTTGAGTTCGTCAAGGGCGATATCTGCGACCATGCGCTTATCAACTCCCTCATCGCCAAGCACGACATCATCATCCCTTTGGCGGCCATAGTTGGTGCCCCTGCGTGCAAGCTGAACCCCACGCTGACGGACATGGTGAACCGTGAGGCGCACCTGAACATGGTCAAGGCCACCAGTCACGACCAACTGGTGATCTTCCCCACCACCAACTCCGGCTACGGCATCGGTGAGAAGGACGCCTACTGCACCGAGGAATCGCCGCTCAGGCCCATTTCCTCCTACGGCGTGACCAAGGTCGAGATTGAAAAGGCGTTTCTGGACAAGGGCAACGCCACCACCTTCCGTTTGGCCACCGTATTCGGCATGAGCCCGCGTATGCGCATGGACCTGCTGGTGAACGACTTCACCTATCGCGCCTTCAAGGACCGCAGCGTCATCCTGTTCGAGGACCACTTCCGTCGCAATTACATCCATGTGCGCGATGTGGCCAGCGCCTTCATGTTCGGCATGGACAACTATGACAAAATGAAGGGACAGCCGTACAATGTGGGCCTGTCCACCGCGAATCTCACCAAGCGTCAGCTGGCGGAGAAGATCAAGCAGTACGTGCCGGAGTTCTACATCCACTCCGCCGCCATAGGCGAGGATCCGGACAAGCGCGACTACTTGGTGAGCAATGACAAGATCGAAGGCATGGGCTGGCGTCCAGCGCACAGCCTGGACGACGGCATCGTGGAGCTCTTGAAGGGCTACAAGATCCTCAAGCCCAACCGCTTCGCCAACGTCTAG
- a CDS encoding alpha-ketoacid dehydrogenase subunit beta codes for MPWSRIKPDTNEPVFHSAPLQDAADCRRITYAEATNEALSQALSLDPRVFVMGQGVDDPQGMFGATRGLHLTFGHDRVFDTPLAETALSGVAVGAALGGMRPVYFHNRPDFLLLAMDQLVNHAAKWHFMFGGAACVPLVFWACIGRGWGSAAQHSQALQGLFNHVPGLKLIMPATCYDAKGLMLSAIADNNPVLIIDHRMNFKQRGIVPEGPYTLPIGKGVIRRKGRDVTIVAISHLMVEAFAAAQELAEEGIEAEVIDPRTLRPLDEELILESVSRTGRLVVTDTGWKTGGTAAEISAMVAEKGFRSLKAPIVRVCAPDLPTPSGYTLERAYYIGKDDIKAGVVKAVRG; via the coding sequence ATGCCCTGGTCACGCATCAAACCGGACACAAACGAACCCGTTTTTCACTCCGCCCCCCTGCAGGATGCCGCGGACTGCCGCCGCATCACCTACGCCGAAGCCACCAACGAGGCCCTTTCCCAGGCGCTTTCCCTCGATCCCCGCGTCTTCGTCATGGGGCAGGGCGTGGACGACCCACAGGGCATGTTCGGGGCGACGCGCGGCCTGCACCTCACTTTCGGCCATGACCGCGTGTTCGACACGCCGCTTGCCGAAACCGCGCTCTCCGGCGTGGCCGTTGGCGCGGCCCTTGGCGGAATGCGCCCCGTCTATTTCCACAACAGGCCGGACTTCCTGCTTTTGGCCATGGACCAGTTGGTAAACCACGCGGCCAAATGGCATTTCATGTTTGGCGGCGCGGCCTGCGTGCCGCTGGTGTTCTGGGCTTGTATCGGCCGGGGCTGGGGATCGGCAGCACAGCATTCCCAGGCGTTGCAGGGTCTGTTCAATCATGTTCCGGGCCTCAAGCTCATCATGCCCGCAACCTGCTACGACGCCAAGGGACTCATGCTTTCGGCCATCGCGGACAACAACCCTGTGCTCATCATCGACCACCGCATGAACTTCAAGCAGAGAGGCATCGTCCCGGAGGGGCCGTACACCCTGCCAATCGGCAAGGGCGTCATCCGCAGAAAAGGACGCGACGTCACCATTGTGGCCATATCCCACCTGATGGTCGAGGCCTTCGCCGCCGCTCAGGAGCTTGCCGAGGAAGGCATCGAGGCCGAGGTCATCGATCCGCGCACCCTGCGCCCCTTGGATGAAGAACTCATCCTTGAATCCGTTTCGCGCACCGGGCGACTTGTGGTGACGGACACCGGCTGGAAAACCGGAGGAACTGCGGCGGAAATCTCCGCCATGGTCGCGGAAAAGGGCTTCCGTTCCCTCAAGGCGCCCATTGTCCGCGTATGCGCACCGGACCTGCCCACGCCCAGCGGCTATACACTTGAGCGCGCCTACTACATCGGCAAGGACGACATCAAGGCGGGCGTCGTGAAGGCGGTGCGGGGATGA
- a CDS encoding HAD-IIIA family hydrolase, whose amino-acid sequence MSGLTNATAFILAGGFGTRLRQVVADRPKALAEILGRPYIYHLLDVLVRHGVRRAVLCTGHMAQVLEDVLGTSYRGVELLYSREEAPLDTAGALRLAFSRHPAELALCINGDSLTDADLSDYLDWFQSRTEAATLLLVPVEDAARYGSVTTDVNGVVRGFSEKGQGGAGWISAGVYLLRPDCLDTVEAGQRASLERDVFPALAERGVLCAYRAKARFLDIGTPESYAAAGRFLLGLPNGVEERPAVFLDRDGTLIAERHYLHEPDGVELLPGVAEGLRRMALLGLPLVLVSNQSGVGRGYFGRGDVERVHGRLLDLLEAQGARLDAMYVCPHAPDQGCACRKPFSGMIERARTELALDPRTSFVIGDKPCDINLGLVVNATTFLVTTGYGAAHASAGDCRPHYVVSGLVEAADIIESILAARASGGAENP is encoded by the coding sequence ATGTCAGGCCTGACGAACGCGACGGCATTCATCCTGGCGGGCGGGTTCGGCACCCGCCTTCGCCAGGTTGTCGCCGACCGCCCCAAGGCGCTGGCTGAAATACTGGGCCGTCCGTACATATACCATTTGTTGGATGTCCTGGTTCGGCATGGCGTCCGGCGCGCGGTCTTGTGCACGGGCCACATGGCGCAAGTGCTTGAAGACGTTTTGGGCACCTCATACCGTGGGGTGGAGCTGCTTTACTCGAGGGAAGAGGCTCCGTTGGACACCGCCGGGGCCTTGCGTCTTGCGTTCTCCCGCCACCCCGCCGAACTCGCCCTGTGTATAAACGGTGACTCCCTGACGGATGCGGACCTGAGCGATTATCTGGACTGGTTCCAGTCACGGACTGAAGCCGCCACACTCTTGCTGGTCCCGGTGGAAGACGCTGCCCGATATGGCAGCGTGACTACGGATGTCAATGGCGTCGTGCGCGGCTTTTCAGAAAAGGGGCAGGGAGGGGCCGGGTGGATCAGCGCTGGAGTGTATCTGCTGCGACCGGACTGCCTCGACACCGTTGAGGCGGGACAACGGGCCTCGCTGGAGCGCGATGTGTTCCCAGCACTCGCAGAGCGAGGCGTTCTGTGTGCCTATCGAGCCAAGGCCCGCTTTCTGGACATTGGGACACCGGAATCATACGCGGCCGCCGGACGGTTCCTGCTGGGTCTGCCGAATGGTGTCGAAGAGCGGCCTGCCGTATTCCTGGACCGGGACGGCACGCTCATAGCAGAAAGACATTACCTGCACGAACCGGATGGGGTTGAACTGCTGCCCGGCGTCGCCGAAGGACTGCGCCGAATGGCGCTTCTTGGCCTGCCGCTGGTGCTGGTGAGCAACCAATCCGGCGTGGGGCGCGGCTATTTCGGCCGAGGCGATGTGGAGCGCGTGCATGGCCGCCTGCTTGACCTGCTTGAAGCCCAGGGGGCAAGGTTGGACGCCATGTACGTCTGCCCCCATGCACCGGACCAGGGATGCGCCTGCCGCAAACCCTTTTCCGGAATGATCGAACGGGCACGGACCGAACTCGCTCTGGATCCACGCACAAGCTTTGTCATCGGCGATAAACCTTGCGATATCAATCTGGGGCTGGTAGTGAACGCCACGACGTTTCTGGTGACCACGGGCTACGGTGCTGCGCATGCATCGGCCGGTGACTGCCGACCCCATTACGTGGTTTCCGGCCTTGTCGAGGCCGCTGACATCATCGAATCCATCCTGGCCGCCCGCGCTTCGGGCGGAGCGGAGAACCCATGA
- a CDS encoding glycosyltransferase family 2 protein gives MKTTLLVMTLNEIDGMKAIMPRIKREWVDQIIVVDGGSTDGTIEWAKEQGYQVYVQKKRGFRHAYEEVMPLIEGDVIVTFSPDGNSVAEILPDLIAKMREGYDMVIASRYLGPAKSADDDIVTGFGNWLFTKTVNLLHGGKYTDVMVIYRAYKKQLAYDLELMGDSAFALPEKLFGTKISWEPLLSCRAAKRKLKIAEIPGDEPPRIGGERKLQVLRWGAAYYFQFLREVVWWK, from the coding sequence ATGAAGACAACGCTTCTGGTCATGACGCTTAATGAAATCGATGGCATGAAGGCCATCATGCCGCGCATCAAGCGCGAGTGGGTGGACCAGATCATCGTGGTCGATGGCGGCTCCACAGATGGCACCATTGAGTGGGCCAAGGAGCAGGGCTATCAGGTGTACGTGCAGAAGAAGCGCGGTTTTCGCCACGCCTACGAGGAAGTCATGCCGCTTATCGAAGGCGACGTGATCGTCACCTTCAGCCCGGACGGCAACTCCGTGGCCGAAATCCTGCCCGACCTCATCGCCAAGATGCGCGAAGGCTACGACATGGTCATCGCCTCACGCTACCTTGGCCCGGCCAAGAGCGCGGACGACGACATCGTCACCGGCTTCGGCAACTGGCTCTTCACCAAGACGGTCAACCTGCTGCACGGCGGCAAATACACCGATGTCATGGTCATCTACCGCGCCTATAAGAAACAGCTGGCCTACGACCTGGAGCTGATGGGCGATTCGGCTTTCGCCCTGCCGGAAAAACTCTTCGGCACCAAGATCAGCTGGGAGCCGCTGCTCTCCTGCCGGGCGGCCAAGCGCAAGCTCAAAATCGCGGAGATCCCCGGCGATGAGCCACCACGCATCGGCGGCGAGCGCAAGCTGCAGGTCCTGCGCTGGGGCGCCGCATACTACTTCCAGTTCCTGCGCGAAGTGGTGTGGTGGAAATAG
- a CDS encoding GHMP family kinase ATP-binding protein, whose protein sequence is MIICRTPFRVSFFGGGTDYPGWYREHGGQVLSTAIDKYCYITLRYLPPFFEHKIRAVYSKIEQCLTIDEIKHPAIRETLRFMNFERNVEIHHDGDLPARSGMGSSSSFTVGLLHALYALRGKMPNKEQLAREAIHIEQDMIKETVGSQDQCAAAYGGFNHIIFHRDGEIEVRPLTLSRSRLGELSDHLMLFYTGIMRTASEVAETYVENLGAKEALLRTMHGMVDEGIRIVQSNRCICGFGELLHEAWLAKRSLSPNISNGVVDNLYARARENGAIGGKLIGAGGGGFLLLFVPPSARERVREELSELLHVPFTFCRNGSQIIFYEPPQTDYRHSERDRTIRSIQSFRELGTLKD, encoded by the coding sequence ATGATCATCTGCAGAACCCCTTTTCGCGTTTCGTTCTTCGGAGGCGGCACCGACTACCCCGGCTGGTACCGGGAGCACGGCGGTCAGGTGCTCTCCACGGCCATAGACAAGTACTGCTACATCACCCTGCGCTATTTGCCTCCATTCTTCGAGCACAAGATCCGCGCGGTGTACTCCAAGATAGAGCAGTGCCTGACAATCGACGAAATCAAACATCCGGCGATCCGCGAAACCCTGCGCTTCATGAACTTCGAGCGCAACGTGGAGATTCATCACGACGGCGATCTGCCCGCGCGCAGCGGCATGGGCTCCAGTTCCTCGTTCACGGTTGGGCTGCTGCACGCCCTGTACGCCCTGCGCGGCAAGATGCCCAACAAGGAACAGCTCGCTCGTGAGGCCATCCACATCGAACAGGACATGATCAAGGAAACCGTCGGTTCGCAAGACCAGTGCGCCGCGGCTTACGGCGGCTTCAACCACATCATCTTCCATCGCGACGGGGAGATTGAGGTGCGTCCGCTGACCCTGTCGCGCTCGCGTCTGGGCGAACTATCCGACCACTTGATGCTCTTCTACACCGGCATCATGCGCACTGCTTCGGAAGTGGCGGAAACCTACGTGGAGAACCTGGGTGCCAAGGAAGCGTTGTTGCGCACCATGCACGGCATGGTGGACGAGGGGATTCGAATCGTGCAGAGCAACCGCTGCATTTGCGGCTTCGGAGAGTTGCTGCACGAGGCTTGGCTGGCCAAGCGTTCGCTGAGCCCCAACATCTCCAACGGCGTTGTGGACAACCTGTATGCGCGCGCAAGAGAGAACGGCGCCATAGGCGGCAAGCTGATCGGCGCGGGCGGAGGCGGCTTCCTGCTGCTCTTCGTTCCCCCCTCGGCACGGGAACGTGTGCGCGAGGAATTGTCCGAACTGTTGCATGTGCCGTTCACCTTCTGCCGCAATGGCAGCCAGATCATCTTCTACGAGCCGCCGCAGACGGACTACCGTCACAGTGAACGCGACCGCACGATCCGTTCCATCCAGTCATTCCGGGAACTCGGAACATTGAAGGACTAG